The following DNA comes from Pseudomonadota bacterium.
AGGACCTGGGCGGATCTCAAGGCGGGGCAGCGGCGCTGGCCGTCCACCGATCAGCGCGTGTTCTACGGCCACGCGAAGGAGCCGTCGTTCTACATCATCGGCTCCGCGGGCCGCGGCATCCTCCACACGGTCAAGAAGCTCACCCCGGCGGACAGGATCGTGCCGGTCGAGATCGATCCGTCGGTCGTCGAGCTGATGACCCGGGACTTCTTCGAGGAGAGCGGCCGGGCGTACGGCGGGCTCACCCCCGTCGTCGGGAACGCGCTGTCGCTCCTGCGCGGGCTCGAGCGCGACTTCGACTCCATCACGCTGATGAACACGCACCCGTCGCGCACGATAGGCTTCCGCACCGGGCCCGACTCCCTGCACACCCTGGAGAGCTACCGCCTGTACCTCGACAGGCTCTCGAAGCGCGGCGTCCTCAACATCGAGGAGCGCCCGTTCTCGCGCTCAGGCATGCTCGCCACCTACCGCGAGCTCCACACGCTGTGGCACGCCGTCGCCGAGCGAGGGAGCGCCGATCCCTCGCGGCACTTCTTCATCTGGGACTGGGACGCCGCCTCCTTCCCGAAGGTCGATCTCCGCTACGGGAAGCAGCCCGGCGTCTACCGGGACGCGGAGTCCTACTTCATCGCCATGATCGTCTCGAAGCGCCCGCTCGTGGGCGCGACGCTCGACCGCGCGCTCGCCTGGTACGTGAGGGGCGCCGGCGTGTGCCGCCCGCTCTACCTGAAGGGGATCTTCGAGGACGGCGAGGTCGCCGACGTCTTCCGCATGATCGAGAAGGACGACTTCTCGGCGCTCGCGCCGGAGGGCTTCGATCCGCGACTCGCGACCAGCGACTCGCCGTTCGTGTCGATGTCGACGCGGCACGCGCCAGAGGTGAGCGGGCTCGTCCGCTTCTCCGCCGTGGTGTTCGCCGCGATCGCGCTCCTCGTCGGCGCCATCCTGCTCCGGCGCGCGAGGCGGCGGCGGGCGCTCGGGCTCGTCGCGTTCAACGCGCTGACCGGCTTCGGCTACTTCTTCGTGGAGGTGATGCTGATGCAGGTCTACCAGAGCGTGTACGTCTCGCCGTCGTGGGCGTTCGTGCTCACGCTCGGCGCGCTGCTCCTGGGCTCGGGCGTAGGCGGCTTCCTCTGCCTCAGGATCCGGCCGCTCGCCGCCGTCGTCCTGCTCGCGGCGCTCGCGCTCGTCGCGGTGCGGGCGCCCGCCTTCGCGCTCGCGTGGAACGTGCCGCACACCGTGACGATGATCGCCGGGGTCGTGCTGATCGCGGCGACCGGCTTCGCGCTCGGGGTCTTCTTCCCGCGCGGGCTCGCGGTCGCCGAAGCGTGGGGGCTGAAGGCCGAAGCGCCGCTCTGCTTCGCGCTCAACGCGGCCGCCGGCGCGTTCGCGGTCGCGATCGCCCTGTGGACGGGCGTCGTCTTCGGCTACTCGGCGACGCTCGCCGCCGCGATCGTGTGCTACGGCGCGGCAACGTGGATGCTCGACGCGTGGAGCCATCCCTGAATCAGGGCTCGCGGTCCGCTAACGTCGCGCGGCCCCGGGTCGCGTCGCCGAGCGCCGCCCGGAGCTCCTCGAAGCGCGCCGCCCCGATCTCGACGTCGAGCTCGAGCCCGCCCTCGCCGTAGCGCTCGGCGCCCCGCGCGGCGCCCAGCCGCTCGAGCACCACGTATACGGCGCCCACGGCGTCGAACGGCGCGCGGACGAGCACCGCGACGGTCGGGAGCACCTCGAGCTTCGGGGCGGTGCGCAGGCAGGCGGCCGCACAGCCGCCGTACGCCCGCGCGAGCCCACCCGCGCCGAGCTTCACCCCGCCGAAGAAGCGCGCGACGACCACGACGACGTGATCGAGCCCCTGGGCGTCGATCGCCGCGAGGATCGGCCGGCCCGCCGTGCCGCCGGGCTCGCCGTCGTCCGAGGACCTGTAGACGTCGCCGACACGGTACGCCCAGCAGTTGTGGCTCGCCTCGGGATCGCGCGTCGCGGTGACGAACGCCGCCGCCGCCTCGGCCGTGTCCGCGCGCGACGCCGCGGCGATGAAGCGGCTGCGCTTGACCTCCCGCTCCTCCCGCTGCGGCGACGCGAGGGTGATCATCTGGGCTCGGCGCGGTGCTCCGCGTAGAAGCGCGAGAACGCCCGGAGGTAGTGCCAGCCCGAGATGAGGCTCAAGGCGAAGCCGACCATGAACGACCCGATCGCCACGCTGATGAGGACGCGGCCTGGCGTGACGCCGCACAGGGCGCAGCTGTCCGGCAAGACGCCGGGCCGGATCAGGATCGCGCCGAGGAAGAAGATGAAGAACGCGTACTGGAAGAGGCTCGACTTCGCCTTGCCGAGGGTCGAGGACGGCAGGCTGCCGCCGCGGCTCGCGACGTACGTGCGCATCGTCGTGACCGTGAACTCGCGGAACAGGTAGATCACGAGCCAGCCCACCCAGAGCTCGTCGAGCAGCACGGCCAGGATGAAGCAGCACGACTCGAAGATGAGATCACCGAGCTGGTCGATGAGCGCGCCGAGATCCGTCACCTGGTTCAGGCGCCGCGCGACGATGCCGTCGAACAGGTCCGTGATCCCCGCGGCGGTGCCGACCGCGAGGCACACGACCGGCATGTCGAGCGTGAGCCAGAAGAAGAGGAGCGACGGCGCGGCCACGAGCCGGAAGAGCGACATGCCGTTCGGAATCGTCAGGAGGTCGTGGGAAAAGCCCTTCATCGCGTCACTCCAGGCACTTCTCGGGTCCCTCGGCCGCCGCCTCCGCCGGGGGATCGCACGCGCGCGCGCCGAGCACCGGATCGGTTTCGGCATCCGGCCGCAGATCGCTGACGTACACCGCCGCGAGCACCTGCACCCGCATCGGCGCGAGCCCGGGGTTCTC
Coding sequences within:
- a CDS encoding IMPACT family protein translates to MITLASPQREEREVKRSRFIAAASRADTAEAAAAFVTATRDPEASHNCWAYRVGDVYRSSDDGEPGGTAGRPILAAIDAQGLDHVVVVVARFFGGVKLGAGGLARAYGGCAAACLRTAPKLEVLPTVAVLVRAPFDAVGAVYVVLERLGAARGAERYGEGGLELDVEIGAARFEELRAALGDATRGRATLADREP
- a CDS encoding CDP-alcohol phosphatidyltransferase family protein, translated to MKGFSHDLLTIPNGMSLFRLVAAPSLLFFWLTLDMPVVCLAVGTAAGITDLFDGIVARRLNQVTDLGALIDQLGDLIFESCCFILAVLLDELWVGWLVIYLFREFTVTTMRTYVASRGGSLPSSTLGKAKSSLFQYAFFIFFLGAILIRPGVLPDSCALCGVTPGRVLISVAIGSFMVGFALSLISGWHYLRAFSRFYAEHRAEPR